Within Micromonospora parathelypteridis, the genomic segment TCCGAGACGCCTTGGGGGTACCCGGGTTGGGGGTACCCGGGCTGGTAAGGGGGAGTGGTCATGCGCGGACACGATAGTGATCCACTCTTGCGCTGTCCGCACCGCCACCCAGCAGATGGGACGATAGGGGTCGAACCTGTCCTGACGGTGGAGGCGATGATCGACCGGGAAATCCAGGCGGTGCCCTGACACATCGTCAGGACACCCGGGCACCGGATGGCACTGTGCTGGCTCGCGGCGGCACCGCACGCGCCTAGACTGCCGCCGGCGGGACCGGTGACCGCGGTGGCAAAGGGGCCATTGCGGCACCGAGCAGTCGGGGGAGAGCAGCCCCGAAGAGAGGTGTCTGCATCGTGAAGGTCGGAATCCCACGCGAGGTCAAGAACCACGAGTACCGCGTGGCGATCACGCCAGCGGGCGTCAACGAGTTCACCCGCAGCGGCCACGAGGTCTTCATCGAGTCCGGCGCCGGGGTCGGCTCCAGCATCACCGACGAGGAGTTCGCCGCCGCCGGCGCGAAGGTCCTGGCCACCGCCGACGAGGTGTGGGAGACCGCCGAGCTGGTGCTCAAGGTCAAGGAGCCGATCGCCGAGGAGTACCACCGGATGCGTCCCGGGCAGGTGCTCTTCACCTACCTGCACCTGGCCGCCTCCAAGGAGTGCACCGACGCGCTGGTCGACCGCAAGGTCACCGGCATCGCGTACGAGACGGTCGAGCTGCCCGACCGGTCGTTGCCGCTGCTCGCCCCGATGTCCGAGGTGGCCGGCCGGCTCGCCCCGCAGGTGGGCGCCTTCTATATGATGCGGACCGGCGGCGGGCGCGGCGTGCTGCCCGGCGGTGTCTCCGGGGTGTACGCGGCCAAGACCGTCGTCATCGGCGCCGGCGTCTCCGGCCTGAACGCCGCCGCGATCGCGCTGGGCCTGCAGTCCGAGGTGCTGCTGCTGGACAAGAACGTCGCCCGGCTGCGCTCCGCCGACGCCATCTACCGCGGCCACCTGCAGACCGTCGCCTCCAACGCCTACGAGGTCGAGCGGGCCGTGCTCGACGCCGACCTGGTCATCGGCGCGGTGCTGGTGCCCGGCGCCAAGGCCCCGAAGCTGATCTCCAACGAGCTGGTCTCCCGGATGAAGCCGGGCAGCGTGCTCGTCGACATCGCCATCGACCAGGGCGGCTGCTTCGAGGACTCGCGCCCCACGACCCACGCCGACCCGGTCTACAAGGTGCACGAGTCGATCTTCTACTGCGTCGCGAACATGCCCGGCGCGGTGCCGAACACCAGCACCTACGCCCTGACCAACGTCACCCTGCCGTACGCCCTGGAGTTGGCCAACCACGGCTGGCGTGAGGCGCTGCGGCGCGACCCGGCGCTGGGGCTGGGCCTGAACACCCACGACGGGCACGTCACCTACGGCCCGGTCGCCGAGGCGCACGGCATGGACGTGCTCCCGCTGGCCGACGCGCTGGCCTGAGCGGTGGCGGGCTGACCGGCAGCACGGACTCCGCCGGCGTGGGCGATGAGCCCACGCCGGCGCTGCGCCGTGCCGTGCGCGGCTACCTCGACCACCTCACCGTCGAACGTGGCCTGTCGGCGAACACCCTCACCTCGTACCGCCGGGATCTGGACCGCTATCTGGCGACCCTGGCCGATGCCGGCGTCGCCGACCTCGCGTCGGTCGGCGCCGGCCTCGTCGAGTCGCACCTGGCGCGGCTGCGCACGGGCGACGACGCGCACCCGCCGCTGGCGGTGTCCTCCGCCGCCCGCGCGGCCAGCGCGGTACGCGGCCTGCACCGCTTCGCGCTACGCGAAGGGCTGGCCGGCGCCGACCCCAGCCGCGACGTGCGCCCACCCACCCCACCGCGGCGGCTGCCCCGGGCGCTGCCGGTCGACGACGTGATCCGGCTGCTGGACACCGCCGGCCCGATCACCGCGACCGGCGAGGACGCGCCCCTCGCGCTGCGCGACCGGGCGCTGCTGGAGTTCCTGTACGGCACCGGCGCGCGGATCTCCGAGGCCGTCGGCGCCGCCGTGGACGACCTGGACACCGACGACGGCACCGTGCTGCTGCGCGGAAAAGGCGGCCGGGCGCGGCTGGTGCCGATCGGCGGGTACGCCGTCGACGCGGTGCGCGCCTACCTGGTCCGGGCCCGTCCCGCCCTGGCCGCCGCCGGTCGGGGCACTCCGGCGGTCTTCCTCAACGCCCGCGGTGGCGCGCTGACCCGGCAGGGCGCCTGGGGCATCCTGCGCGGCGCCGCCGGCCGGGCCGGGCTGCCCGTCGACGGGCCCACCGCCGTGTCCCCGCACACCCTGCGCCACTCGTACGCGACCCACCTGCTCGACGGCGGCGCCGACGTCCGGGTGGTCCAGGAGTTGCTCGGCCACGCATCCGTGACCACGACACAGGTCTACACCTTGGTCACCGTCGAACGGCTGCGCGAGGTGTACGCCACCGCCCACCCACGCGCCCGCGGCTGAGGCCGGTCGCGGTCGGCTCCGACACGCCGGGCCGGTGCCGAACCCCCTGCTGGTCGGTGGCGTACAGTCGGCATCGGCGCGGACCTCCTGGAGCGAGACGACCGGGGTGCGCAGCGGCGCCGCGAAGGACGTCGGACGGCTCCGACGCCGGGTGGGTCGTCGGGAGGGGGCAACGAGCACATGGCTGGCAACGGTGACCGTGCCGAGACCTGGACGTCGGAGCTCCGCGAGCAGCAGGCCACGCTCGGCGCGGACCTGGGTCCTGCGGACCCGGCTGCCTACACGATGCGCAAGCCCATCCCCGAGCCGATGCCGACCGACCGGCACGGCCCGGCGCGCATCATCGCCATGGCCAACCAGAAGGGCGGCGTCGGTAAGACCACCACCACCATCAACCTGGGCGCGGCCCTCGCGGAGTACGGCCGCAAGGTGCTGCTGGTCGACTTCGACCCGCAGGGCGCCCTCTCGGTGGGGCTGGGGGTCAACCCGCACAACCTCGACCTGTCCATCTACAACCTGCTCATGCAGGACGACATCCTCGCCGAGGACGTCGTCATCAAGACCGACGTCGCGGGGTTGCACCTGCTGCCGGCCAACATCGACCTCTCCGCCGCCGAGATCCAGCTCGTCAACGAGGTGGCCCGGGAGATGGCCCTGGCCCGGGTGCTGCGCACGGTCCGCAAGGAATACGACTACATCCTGATCGACTGCCAGCCCTCACTCGGCCTGCTGGCGATCAACGCGTTGACTGTCGCGCACGGCGTGCTCATCCCGCTCGAGTGCGAGTTCTTCAGCCTGCGCGGTGTGGCGCTGCTGCTGGACACCATCGACAAGGTGCGGGAGCGGCTCAACTTCGACCTGGAGCTCGAGGGCATCCTCGCCACCATGTACGACAGCCGCACCACGCACTGCCGTCAGGTGTTGCAGCGGGTGGTCGAGGCGTTCGGCGACAAGGTCTACCAGACGGTCATCACCAAGACGGTGAAGTTCCCCGAGTCCACCGTGGCCGGTGCGCCGATCACGACGATGGACCCAGCGTCCTCCGGGGCGCGGAACTACCGTCAGCTGGCCCGCGAGGTGATCGCCGCCCAGTCGGAGCGGTAGCCGGAACTCCCGGTGCCCGCCTCGTGGACTACGGTCGTCCGGTGACCGCGCCACCCCTCGACCCGCCCGATACCGCCGCCGCGGCCGTGGTCGACGGTGTGCCGCCCACCGACCCGGTCGCCACCGGGTTCACGGTGCGGCTGGCCAACTTCACCGGCCCGTTCGACCTGCTGCTGCAACTGATCGGCAAACACAAACTCGACGTCACCGAAGTGGCCCTGCACACGGTCACCGACGAGTTCATCGCCTACATCCGGGCCATGGGCGACGACTGGGACCTGGACGAGGCCAGCGAGTTCCTCCTCATCGCCGCGACCCTGCTCGATTTGAAGGCGGCCCGGCTGCTGCCCTCCGCCGAGGTGGAGGACGAGGCCGACCTGGCCCTGCTGGAGGCCCGGGACCTGCTCTTCGCCCGGCTGCTGCAGTACAAGGCGTACAAGGAAGCGGCGGCGCACATCGCCGAGCTGGAGGCCGTCGGCGGCCGGCGGTACCCGCGGGCGGTCAGCCTGGAGGCCCGCTACGCCGAGGCGCTGCCCGACCTGGTGCTCGGCATCGGCCCCCAGCGGCTACTGAAGCTGGCCGTGAAGGCGATGACCCCGAAACCGGTGCCGGAAGTCTCCATCGCCCACGTGCACATGGTCCGGGTCAGTGTCCGAGAACACGCGGCGATCCTCAGCGCCCGACTGCGCCGGGCCGGCACCGCCACGTTCTCGCTGCTCTGCGCCGACTGCGAGGCGACCCTGGAGGTGGTGGCGCGGTTCCTCGCGCTGCTGGAGCTGTACCGGGAGGGCCTGGTGTCCTTCGTGCAGGAGCAGGCCCTGGAGGAGCTGACCGTGCGCTGGACCGGCCCGGCCGACGGCGACACCGAGTTGCACGTCGACGAGTACGCCGGCACCCCGGCTGAGTCTTTGGCTGTGGAGTCTTTGGCAGTTGAGCCGGATGCGGGCGGTGGGTCGGTGGGGGAGGCCGGCGGATCGGACGGGACGGGAACGACGGAGGGTGCTGGGGATGAGTGACGAGGAACGCCGGGACTCCGGAGATTCCCTGGCCGATCAGGCCGCCGCCTGGATCCCCCCGTGGGAGCGCCCCCGCCCGCCCGCTTCCACCCCCGCCGGAGCCACCGACGACAGTGACGCCGACGACGGCGTCGACGACAGTGACGTCGACAACAGCGGCGTCGACGAGCGTGCCTCCGACGTGCCGCCGGACACGTCCGTCACCGCCCCGTCCGACGCCGTTCCACCCGTCATTGCGGCAGATCATGGAGGGGACCTTC encodes:
- the ald gene encoding alanine dehydrogenase translates to MKVGIPREVKNHEYRVAITPAGVNEFTRSGHEVFIESGAGVGSSITDEEFAAAGAKVLATADEVWETAELVLKVKEPIAEEYHRMRPGQVLFTYLHLAASKECTDALVDRKVTGIAYETVELPDRSLPLLAPMSEVAGRLAPQVGAFYMMRTGGGRGVLPGGVSGVYAAKTVVIGAGVSGLNAAAIALGLQSEVLLLDKNVARLRSADAIYRGHLQTVASNAYEVERAVLDADLVIGAVLVPGAKAPKLISNELVSRMKPGSVLVDIAIDQGGCFEDSRPTTHADPVYKVHESIFYCVANMPGAVPNTSTYALTNVTLPYALELANHGWREALRRDPALGLGLNTHDGHVTYGPVAEAHGMDVLPLADALA
- a CDS encoding site-specific tyrosine recombinase XerD, translated to MTGSTDSAGVGDEPTPALRRAVRGYLDHLTVERGLSANTLTSYRRDLDRYLATLADAGVADLASVGAGLVESHLARLRTGDDAHPPLAVSSAARAASAVRGLHRFALREGLAGADPSRDVRPPTPPRRLPRALPVDDVIRLLDTAGPITATGEDAPLALRDRALLEFLYGTGARISEAVGAAVDDLDTDDGTVLLRGKGGRARLVPIGGYAVDAVRAYLVRARPALAAAGRGTPAVFLNARGGALTRQGAWGILRGAAGRAGLPVDGPTAVSPHTLRHSYATHLLDGGADVRVVQELLGHASVTTTQVYTLVTVERLREVYATAHPRARG
- a CDS encoding ParA family protein codes for the protein MAGNGDRAETWTSELREQQATLGADLGPADPAAYTMRKPIPEPMPTDRHGPARIIAMANQKGGVGKTTTTINLGAALAEYGRKVLLVDFDPQGALSVGLGVNPHNLDLSIYNLLMQDDILAEDVVIKTDVAGLHLLPANIDLSAAEIQLVNEVAREMALARVLRTVRKEYDYILIDCQPSLGLLAINALTVAHGVLIPLECEFFSLRGVALLLDTIDKVRERLNFDLELEGILATMYDSRTTHCRQVLQRVVEAFGDKVYQTVITKTVKFPESTVAGAPITTMDPASSGARNYRQLAREVIAAQSER
- a CDS encoding segregation and condensation protein A is translated as MTAPPLDPPDTAAAAVVDGVPPTDPVATGFTVRLANFTGPFDLLLQLIGKHKLDVTEVALHTVTDEFIAYIRAMGDDWDLDEASEFLLIAATLLDLKAARLLPSAEVEDEADLALLEARDLLFARLLQYKAYKEAAAHIAELEAVGGRRYPRAVSLEARYAEALPDLVLGIGPQRLLKLAVKAMTPKPVPEVSIAHVHMVRVSVREHAAILSARLRRAGTATFSLLCADCEATLEVVARFLALLELYREGLVSFVQEQALEELTVRWTGPADGDTELHVDEYAGTPAESLAVESLAVEPDAGGGSVGEAGGSDGTGTTEGAGDE